In Brienomyrus brachyistius isolate T26 chromosome 19, BBRACH_0.4, whole genome shotgun sequence, one DNA window encodes the following:
- the dusp10 gene encoding dual specificity protein phosphatase 10: MPPSPLDDRIVVPLPRPVRPQELKLCPDTSYLDPISVSGQIAIGTAVVKIRAANLTYMPSSNGSTRSLSCGCSSASCCTVTTYEKDSQSQSQSQISVSSPNLSSGVPFAGTPGPMVNNNEAASSPAPVGILGPSTGATRVIHPNELAKKMTRCPKGHQIGPVPVIIDCRPFTEYNKSHIQGALHISCSDKISRRRLQQGKITVLDLISCREGKDSYKGIFSKEIVVYDDSTSDPSRLMPSQPLNVVLESLRREGKDPLVLKGGLSSFRQSHENLCENFLQLDEGLDSGGAAALPPSLPATPDMENAELTAILPFLYLGNEHDAQDLELMQRLNVGFVLNVTTHLPLYHYEQGLFNYKRLPATDSNKQNLRQYFEEAFEFIEEAQQAGRGVLIHCQAGVSRSATIVIAYLMKHTWMTMTDAYKFVKTRRPIISPNLNFMGQLLEFEEDLNNGITPRILTPKLIGVETIV, from the exons ATGCCTCCATCTCCCCTCGACGACAGAATTGTGGTGCCCCTCCCAAGGCCTGTCCGTCCTCAGGAACTCAAACTCTGCCCGGACACCAGTTACCTGGATCCCATCTCTGTCTCCGGCCAGATCGCCATCGGCACAGCTGTGGTGAAGATCCGGGCTGCCAATCTGACTTATATGCCCTCATCCAACGGCTCGACGCGATCGTTGTCTTGCGGATGCAGCAGCGCCAGCTGTTGCACGGTGACCACCTACGAGAAGGACAGCCAGAGCCAGAGCCAGAGCCAGATCAGCGTCAGCAGTCCCAACTTGAGCTCGGGAGTACCCTTTGCTGGCACTCCTGGCCCCATGGTCAACAATAATGAGGCGGCGAGCTCTCCAGCCCCGGTTGGCATTCTCGGGCCCAGCACCGGCGCCACCCGTGTCATCCACCCCAACGAGCTGGCCAAGAAGATGACCCGCTGTCCCAAAGGCCACCAGATCGGCCCGGTGCCGGTCATCATCGACTGCCGTCCGTTTACGGAGTATAATAAAAGCCACATCCAGGGGGCGCTGCACATCAGCTGTTCTGACAAGATCAGCCGCCGGAGGCTCCAGCAGGGCAAGATCACTGTTTTGGACTTGATCTCCTGCCGGGAAGGCAAGGACTCCTATAAGGGCATCTTCTCCAAAGAGATAGTGGTTTACGATGATAGCACTAGCGACCCCAGCAGACTGATGCCATCGCAGCCCCTCAATGTCGTCCTGGAGTCACTCAGGAGAGAAGGGAAGGACCCCCTTGTTTTGAAAG GAGGCCTGAGCAGCTTTCGGCAAAGTCACGAGAACCTATGTGAGAACTTTCTGCAGCTGGATGAGGGCCTGGATTCAGGCGGGGCGGctgccctgcccccctccctgcccgcCACGCCCGACATGGAGAACGCCGAGCTGACCGCCATCCTCCCCTTCCTGTACCTGGGGAATGAGCACGATGCTCAGGATCTGGAGCTCATGCAGAGGCTGAACGTTGGTTTCGTGCTCAACGTCACCACGCACCTGCCCCTCTACCACTACGAGCAGGGCCTGTTCAACTACAAGCGCCTCCCCGCTACAGACAGCAACAAGCAGAACCTCAGGCAGTACTTTGAGGAGGCGTTTGAGTTCATCG AAGAGGCTCAACAAGCCGGACGGGGGGTCCTCATTCACTGTCAGGCTGGCGTCTCGCGATCGGCCACCATCGTCATCGCCTACTTAATGAAGCACACTTGGATGACCATGACAGACGCCTACAAGTTTGTCAAAACGAGGAGGCCGATTATATCTCCAAACCTCAACTTTATGGGACAGCTGCTGGAGTTCGAGGAGGACCTCAACAACGGCATCACCCCACGGATCCTGACACCAAAGCTCATCGGGGTGGAGACCATCGTCTGA